One window from the genome of Saimiri boliviensis isolate mSaiBol1 chromosome 2, mSaiBol1.pri, whole genome shotgun sequence encodes:
- the DNAJB5 gene encoding dnaJ homolog subfamily B member 5, protein MFKRTVLSCPPPAAPPLQARGAFRSFPHSWGEDFLASLMFKIQLEPLKLRAWTLNGFVKFRNKETSAGPVAVMGKDYYKILGIPSGANEDEIKKAYRKMALKYHPDKNKEPNAEEKFKEIAEAYDVLSDPKKRGLYDQYGEEGLKTGGGTSGGSSGSFHYTFHGDPHATFASFFGGSNPFDIFFASSRSTRPFSGFDPDDMDVDEDEDPFGAFGRFGFNGLSRGPRRAPEPLYPRRKVQDPPVVHELRVSLEEIYHGSTKRMKITRRRLNPDGRTVRTEDKILHIVIKRGWKEGTKITFPKEGDATPDNIPADIVFVLKDKPHAHFRRDGTNVLYSALISLKEALCGCTVNIPTIDGRVIPLPCNDVIKPGTVKRLRGEGLPFPKVPTQRGDLIVEFKVRFPDRLTPQTRQILKQHLPCS, encoded by the exons ATGTTTAAGCGCACAGTGCTCTCCTGCCCACCCCCAGCAGCACCCCCACTACAGGCCCGAGGAGCTTTCCGGAGCTTCCCACACTCCTGGGGAGAAGACTTCTTAGCCAGCTTGATGTTTAAAATTCAGCTGGAGCCCTTAAAACTTCGAGCGTGGACGCTGAATGGGTTTGTAAAGTTTCG AAACAAGGAGACCAGTGCTGGTCCAGTGGCTGTGATGGGAAAAGATTATTACAAGATTCTTGGGATCCCATCGGGGGCCAATGAGGATGAGATCAAGAAAGCCTATCGGAAGATGGCCTTGAAGTATCACCCAGACAAGAATAAAGAACCCAATGCTGAGGAGAAGTTTAAGGAGATTGCGGAGGCCTATGATGTACTGAGTGACCCCAAGAAACGAGGCCTGTATGACCAGTATGGGGAGGAAG GCCTGAAGACCGGCGGCGGTACATCAGGTGGCTCCAGTGGCTCCTTTCACTACACCTTTCATGGGGACCCCCATGCCACCTTTGCCTCCTTCTTTGGTGGCTCCAACCCCTTCGATATCTTCTTTGCCAGCAGCCGCTCCACTCGGCCCTTCAGTGGCTTTGATCCAGATGACATGGATGTGGATGAAGACGAGGACCCATTTGGCGCCTTTGGCCGTTTTGGCTTCAATGGGCTGAGTAGGGGTCCAAGGCGAGCCCCAGAACCACTGTACCCTCGGCGCAAGGTGCAGGACCCCCCAGTGGTGCACGAGCTGCGGGTGTCCCTGGAGGAGATTTACCATGGCTCGACCAAGCGCATGAAGATCACGAGGCGGCGCCTCAACCCTGATGGGCGAACTGTGCGCACCGAGGACAAGATACTGCACATTGTCATCAAGCGCGGCTGGAAGGAAGGCACCAAGATCACCTTCCCCAAAGAGGGCGACGCCACGCCTGACAACATCCCTGCTGACATTGTCTTTGTGCTCAAAGACAAGCCCCATGCACACTTCCGCCGAGATGGCACCAACGTGCTCTACAGTGCCCTGATCAGCCTTAAGGAG GCGCTGTGTGGCTGCACTGTGAACATTCCCACCATCGACGGCCGAGTGATCCCTTTGCCCTGCAATGATGTCATCAAGCCAGGCACCGTGAAGAGACTCCGTGGGGAGGGCCTTCCCTTCCCCAAAGTGCCCACTCAGCGGGGAGACCTCATTGTTGAGTTCAAAGTTCGCTTCCCAGACAGATTAACACCGCAGACGAGACAGATCCTTAAGCAGCACCTACCCTGTTCCTAG